The Mycobacterium sp. EPa45 genomic interval AACGGTCCGAACCGAAAGACCAGCGACTGCTGTCGACGAGTTGGCGCCCACGGATGGTCGGCACAGCGCACCCAGCTTGCGAAGCTCCCGCTGAGGATGAGGCCCTCGGTGCGCTCGGGATACGTCGCGGCAAAGAATGCCGCCAGGGTGCCACCCTCTGACCAGCCGAGCAGGACGGCGCGGTCCACGGCTTCGGCTCGCATCACCGCGTCGAGGTCCTGCACCCGCGCGTCGAGAGAGGGCAGCGGCAGGGCGCGGTCGGACGTTCCCGTGCCCCGCTTGTCGAACTGAATCACCCGGCAGAAGGACCCAAGACGTTCGAAAAAGGCTGCAGCTTCGGGGTTTTCCCAGATCACCTCGATGTTCTGAGCGAACCCCAGGACGCAGATCAACGTGCGCTTTCCCGAACCGAACACCTGGTAGCCGATGCGCACACCGTCTGCCTCGGCGTATCGGGTTTCGGGGCGGGGGAGTGTCACACTCGCAAACTACAAACCGCCGGGTGCCCTCGTTGATCTTTCACCGGAATGCGGTCAACGCTTCGATGTCGCTCGTCCCGAGGCCAGACCGCCCCTGGCAGGTCCGCCACGCTGTAAGCGAGGGGTACTGCTGATACCCCGAACGACCGTCCCTGTCCGGGGCTCAGGCAGGCCACCTAGTGTCGAGCCATGCGAGCAACCGTGATGTACGAAGCCGGCGACGTGCGGGTCGAAAGTGTGCCAGACCCCGTCCTGCAGAATCCGACCGATGCCATCGTGCGGGTCACGAGCGCCTGCATCTGCGGCAGCGACCTGTGGCCCTACCAATCCATGCCGCACAAGGACGGCGGTCGCCGGATGGGGCATGAGTTCATCGGAATCGTCGAGGACGTCGGCTCCGATGTCGCAAACCTCAACCGCGGTGATCTGGTCGTCGCGCCGTTCGTCTGGGCTGACAACACCTGCGACTTCTGCCGCGAGGGCCTCCAGACATCGTGCCGCCACGGTGGTGGGTGGGGAGCCCGTGGCGTCGACGCCGGCCAAGGCGAAGCCGTACGCGTGCCCCAGGCTCAAGGCACGCTGGTGAAGCTGCCGGTCGCCGAGGACTCGGCCCTGATGCCGTCGCTGCTAACGCTGTCCGACGTGTTCTGTACCGGCCACCACGGTGTGGTGACGGCCAAGGTGCGGCCCGGGTCATCGGTGACCGTCATCGGCGACGGCGCGGTGGGACTGTGCGCGGTCCTGGCCGCCAAGCGCCTCGGCGCAGAGCAGATCATCCTCAACGGCCGCCACATCGACCGAACAGATCTGGGCCGCGACTTCGGCGCGACCGATGTCGTGGCTGAACGCGGTGACGAAGCTGTGGAAAAGATCCGAGAACTCACCGGCGGCGACGGTACCCATGCCGTCATCGAATGTGTCGGAACGGA includes:
- a CDS encoding alcohol dehydrogenase catalytic domain-containing protein, which gives rise to MRATVMYEAGDVRVESVPDPVLQNPTDAIVRVTSACICGSDLWPYQSMPHKDGGRRMGHEFIGIVEDVGSDVANLNRGDLVVAPFVWADNTCDFCREGLQTSCRHGGGWGARGVDAGQGEAVRVPQAQGTLVKLPVAEDSALMPSLLTLSDVFCTGHHGVVTAKVRPGSSVTVIGDGAVGLCAVLAAKRLGAEQIILNGRHIDRTDLGRDFGATDVVAERGDEAVEKIRELTGGDGTHAVIECVGTEQALVTALGAVRAGGAVSRLGVAQYRQGPMGFDMMMRNITLTGGAAPARAYIEELMPDILDGAIEPGRVFDRTIGLDETPDGYRAMADREALKVLIQP